GGTGCAGGGCTACGCGCCGCGTAACGGCATCGAAGACCACGTGTGGCTGGAACAGGACAAGATTCTGGCGGCGGAGACCGCATCATCTTCCGTTCATTGAATACCGTTCGCACAAACACCGGCGTCAGCCGTACCGGTTGCCGCGCGCGGCAAAGCTCGCCATACTTTGTAACCTGCACGATCGGCGCCGCACGAGCGGGGCCGGGCATGGTCGCAAAACGCATGAACGAAAATCCCTAAGGGCACAGGAACTCAATCTCGGTGGGGAATATACTGGTTGTCGGCGGCGCCGGTTACATCGGTTCGCACATGGTCGTTACATTAAGCGACGCCGGTTACGATCCCGTGGTGCTGGATAATCTTTACTCCGGTCGTCGCGACGCGGTCATCGCGGGCGAATTCATCGAAGGCGATCTCAATGATCGCGAACTGCTGGATCGCGTGCTGGATGCGCATGACATCGCCGGGGTCATGCACTTTGCGGCGCACATCGAGGTGGGTGAATCGGTGCGCGATCCCGCCAAGTATTACCGTAACAACGTCTCCAACACGCAGAATCTGCTGGACGCGATGGTGCGATATGGGGTCAACGCGTTCATTTTTTCATCGACGGCGGCGATTTTTGGCGAGCCGGAATATGTGCCTATCGATGAACAGCATCCAAAGGCGCCGGTCAATCCGTACGGGCGCTCCAAGTGGATGGTCGAGCAGTTATTGGAAGACTACGACCGTGCCTATGGGCTCAAATCCGTGGCGTTGCGTTATTTCAACGCGGCCGGCGCGGACGCGCAAGGCCGCCTGGGCGAGTGTCACAATCCGGAATCGCACCTGATTCCACTGGTGTTGCGCGCGGCGAGCGGACGGCGTGAATCCATTACACTCTTCGGCAATGACTACAACACTCCGGACGGCACCTGCATTCGCGATTACATCCACGTTCAGGACCTGTGCGACGCGCACCTGCGCGCGTTGAAAGGCTTGCTCGGCGGCGCCGGCAGCGATCGCTTCAACCTGGGCAACGGGCAGGGCTATTCAGTGCGGGAAGTGATCGACGCGGCGGCACGGGTTACCGGTCTTAAGATACCCGTCACCCGCGGCGGGCGCCGGGGCGGCGACCCCGCGCGACTGGTGGCCGATTCCGCGCGCGCGCGCTCCAAACTGGGCTGGACTCCGCGTTACGTCGATCTGGACACCATCATCGCGCATGCGTGGGCGTGGGAACAGCGCGCCGGCGCTGTTGGTTGAGGTATGTCACTGAACCCGCGTCATGCAGCCTTGCCAAGCTTGAGATAGCTAACCTTTTTAACATGGTATGACGCGCAAGGTATTCATCCAGACCCACGGCTGTCAGATGAACGTCTACGATTCGGCCAGGATGCTGGACGCGCTGCGCGTCTCGCACGCTTTTGCGCCGACTGACGATCCCGCGCAGGCGGACCTGTTGCTGCTCAACACGTGCTCGATCCGCGAGAAGGCGCAGGAAAAGGTGTTTTCGCAGCTCGGCAAGTGGCGCCTGCTCAAGGACGACAATCCTCAGGTGGTCATCGGCGTCGGCGGCTGCGTGGCGAGTCAGGAAGGTCTGGCGTTGCACGAACGCGCGCCTTGCG
The window above is part of the Gammaproteobacteria bacterium genome. Proteins encoded here:
- the galE gene encoding UDP-glucose 4-epimerase GalE, which encodes MGNILVVGGAGYIGSHMVVTLSDAGYDPVVLDNLYSGRRDAVIAGEFIEGDLNDRELLDRVLDAHDIAGVMHFAAHIEVGESVRDPAKYYRNNVSNTQNLLDAMVRYGVNAFIFSSTAAIFGEPEYVPIDEQHPKAPVNPYGRSKWMVEQLLEDYDRAYGLKSVALRYFNAAGADAQGRLGECHNPESHLIPLVLRAASGRRESITLFGNDYNTPDGTCIRDYIHVQDLCDAHLRALKGLLGGAGSDRFNLGNGQGYSVREVIDAAARVTGLKIPVTRGGRRGGDPARLVADSARARSKLGWTPRYVDLDTIIAHAWAWEQRAGAVG